One genomic window of Cinclus cinclus chromosome 6, bCinCin1.1, whole genome shotgun sequence includes the following:
- the MIS18BP1 gene encoding mis18-binding protein 1 isoform X2 — MKARSEQQRRVATDVILSPAAKQRWAGTARAGSSAQPGREAVCPQDPGMEPLAVLPAEPPVVETPQKFFLRVKWQLQQQRHRAPSTQTQQTPNPNPPSTNVVNPSVQPACAEQPGNEAAEDVDSDKDDVDVFLVESIEVDADGEMSLSTVATPLQVNSTPCENGDQVEGRWRNGEATHTELDEDRRGLQATKNPASPAVEQAAETNPEKPSEHLCSIMLCSPVHIPRNQKLAEDPKVPLDKPTDQPAGKAQKEKVICLSSWRIKVLTGNTAICVEGKRKDMKQVLWHSSAITERLTNNQVKSSTGAVYLLQGKIDSAAMRREGFSYRFTKKFTFGFFRRWKEYVEEFLEERRRKERIPRGSSGEENEENDSMGGTDVSETAGGSVRNARKPALRNSTYEVSPGNDENLFVTPKDRSRNDSRVYTRSGRLIKPPLNFWCGQREFVDRNLNVTIENGGVDYLSLMFSSEKPKGKTSFMSKKEKKKEDVKTTEEMPKSHSKGKSRGRGATSRGGSRSTGSRKDGRFLSDEEENDHGIRETKSQLPGRGNSSNTKVLNKHGSRAPGAAQRAAGSGELSMYEQGYRSSLRSAKQHLPGKERVLLAQEPSDQDEEEQSSEDTPLLIKRKNKSVLKLESQNWKPCPGSKSSWDDASKSCGQRTGKPSQNVLVRLSGPESSDESKSPPEGRTSSESSASLLPAQARRAQGRTSPARHQLESDSESNTRKEEFPRKDRGARASQIKTRSGVSSSAGASAAKPRQHERAKRQKSLELFPRTADAWSEKELQKLHRAIAAFPKHRSGFWQDVAMAVGSRSAQECQEKYLEEQQGKGSKQQPKKTTSGKPERRDKKEAVITAKVGTLRRKQQMREFLEQLPKDNHEDVFTATPFQRRKVQLPALQGSRDEDTEDFTLSEFPLTPSSGLLPSVKTPQCEHISPGMLVPINRNDYDRHVFRMQRNTRSSRGTWDKLKKRSARAAPGTPASCRTKRVSPDRVVGKLFTAETPGSSSEEEDLYFSM, encoded by the exons ATGAAGGCGCGGTCGGAGCAGCAGCGCAGGGTCGCCACCGACGTGATCCTGAGCCCCGCGGCCAAGCAGCGCTGGGCCGGCACGGCCCGGGCCGGGAGCAGCGCCCAGCCGGGACGAG AGGCAGTTTGCCCTCAGGATCCTGGGATGGAGCCCCTGGCAGTActccctgcagagcctcccGTGGTGGAAACCCCCCAGAAGTTCTTCCTGCGGGTGaagtggcagctgcagcagcagaggcacagag CACCTTCAACCCAAACCcagcaaaccccaaatccaaacccTCCTTCCACAAATGTGGTGAATCCTTCAGTGCAGCCTGCTTGTGCTGAGCAGCCAGGGAATGAGGCTGCAGAGGATGTGGACTCTGATAAGGATGATGTGGATGTTTTCCTGGTGGAATCTATAGAAGTGGATGCTGATGGAGAAATGTCTCTAAGTACAGTGGCTACTCCTTTGCAAGTAAACTCCACCCCTTGTGAAAATGGGGATCAGGTAGAAGGAAGGTGGAGAAATGGAGAAGCAACACATACAGAGCTTGATGAAGACAGGAGAGGGTTGCAGGCCACTAAAaatccagcttctccagcagtGGAACAGGCAGCAGAGACTAATCCTGAAAAGCCCTCTGAGCACTTGTGTAGCATCATGCTCTGCTCTCCAGTCCACATTCCAAGGAATCAGAAGCTGGCAGAAGACCCCAAGGTCCCTTTGGATAAACCTACAGATCAACCTgctggcaaagcacagaaagag AAAGTCAtctgcctgagcagctggagAATTAAAGTGCTGACTGGAAACACAGCAATCTGtgtggaagggaaaaggaa GGACATGAAGCAGGTGTTGTGGCACAGCAGCGCCATCACGGAGCGCCTCACTAACAACCAGGTGAAAAGCTCCACGGGTGCTGTGTACCTGCTGCAGGGCAAGATAGACTCAGCTGCCATGAGGAGGGAAG GCTTCTCCTACCGCTTCACCAAGAAGTTCACCTTTGGCTTCTTCAGAAGGTGGAAGGAATACGTGGAGGAGTTTCTTGAGGAAAGGAGGAG GAAGGAACGAATTCCACGAGGTAGCAgtggggaagaaaatgaagagaatgACTCCATGGGGGGAACTGATGTGTCGGAAACTGCAGGAGGCTCAGTGAGGAACGCAAGGAAACCTGCACTGAGGAACTCCACCTATGAGGTATCACCAGGGAATGATGAGAACCTCT tcGTAACACCAAAGGACAGATCCAGGAATGACTCCAGGGTCTACACTCGCAGCGGGCGCCTCATCAAACCCCCCCTGAACTTCTGGTGTGGGCAGAGGGAGTTTGTGGATCGGAACCTGAATGTCACCATAGAAAATGGGGGGGTGGATTATCTGAGCCTG atgTTTAGCAGTgaaaaacccaaaggaaagacCAGTTTCATgtccaagaaggaaaaaaaaaaggaagatgtgAAGACAACAGAGGAAATGCCAAAAAGCCACAGTAAAG ggaaaagcaggggCAGAGGAGCCACTTCCAGAGGAGGATCCCGatccactggcagcaggaaggacGGGCGCTTCCTTTCGGATGAGGAGGAGAACGATCATGGCATCAGGGAAACgaaatcccagctccctggcagGGGGAATTCCTCAAACACCAAGGTGTTGAACAAACACGGCAGCAGAGCCCCGGgggcagcacagagagcagcaggctCCGGAGAGCTGAGCATGTACGAGCAGGGCTACAGGAGCTCCCTCAGGTCAGCCAAGCAGCACCTCCCAGGAAAGGAGAGGGTTCTCCTCGCCCAGGAACCCTCAGACCAGGATGAGGAGGAGCAGTCCAGTGAGGACACCCCACTGCTGatcaagaggaaaaataaatctgtattaaAGCTGGAGTCTCAGAACTGGAAACCTTGCCCTGGCTCTAAAAGCTCCTGGGATGATGCGAGCAAGTCCTGTGGCCAAAGGACAGGAAAGCCCTCCCAGAATGTGCTGGTGAGGCTGAGTGGGCCCGAGTCCAGTGACGAGTCCAAGTCCCCTCCTGAAGGGAGAACATCTTCTGAGTCCAGTGCTTCCCTTCTGCCTGCCCAGGCCAGGAGGGCACAGGGCAGaaccagccctgccaggcaccAGCTCGAGTCTGACTCCGAGTCCAACACCAGGAAGGAGGAATTTCCCAGGAAGGACAGGGGTGCCAGAGCGTCCCAGATAAAAACACGCAGCGGAGTCTCCAGCAGTGCCGGGGCTTCAGCAGCGAAACCGAGACAGCACGAGAGGGCAAAGAGGCAGAAATCTCTGGAGCTTTTTCCAAGGACAGCTGATGCTTGGTCTGAGAAGGAATTGCAGAAGCTGCACAG GGCCATTGCGGCGTTCCCCAAACACAGGAGTGGCTTCTGGCAGGACGTGGCCATGGCCGTGGGGTCCCGCTCGGCCCAGGAGTGCCAGGAGAAGtacctggaggagcagcaggggaaaGGCTCCAAACAGCAGCCCAAGAAAACCACATCAGGAAAACCTGAGCGGAGAG ATAAGAAGGAGGCGGTGATCACTGCCAAGGTGGGCACCCTCAGACGGAAGCAGCAGATGAGGGagttcctggagcagctgcccaAGGACAACCACGAGGATGTCTTCACTGCCACGCCCTTCCAGAGGAGGAAGGTCCAG ctgccagcGCTGCAAGGGAGCCGGGACGAGGACACGGAGGATTTCACGCTGTCAGAATTCCCACTCACCCCCTCCTCAGGGCTCCTTCCCTCCGTGAAAACCCCGCAGTGTGAGCACATCAGCCCGGGAATGCTGGTCCCCATCAACAG GAACGACTACGACCGGCACGTGTTCCGCATGCAGAGGAACACGcggagcagcagaggcacctgGGACAAGCTCAAGAAGAGATCG GCCAGAGCTGCGCCCGGGACGCCGGCTTCCTGCAGAACCAAGA GAGTGAGCCCAGACCGCGTGGTGGGGAAGCTCTTCACAGCTGAGACTCCAGGCTCATCCAGTGAGGAGGAGGATTTATACTTTTCCATGTGA
- the MIS18BP1 gene encoding mis18-binding protein 1 isoform X1 translates to MKARSEQQRRVATDVILSPAAKQRWAGTARAGSSAQPGREAVCPQDPGMEPLAVLPAEPPVVETPQKFFLRVKWQLQQQRHRAPSTQTQQTPNPNPPSTNVVNPSVQPACAEQPGNEAAEDVDSDKDDVDVFLVESIEVDADGEMSLSTVATPLQVNSTPCENGDQVEGRWRNGEATHTELDEDRRGLQATKNPASPAVEQAAETNPEKPSEHLCSIMLCSPVHIPRNQKLAEDPKVPLDKPTDQPAGKAQKEKVICLSSWRIKVLTGNTAICVEGKRKDMKQVLWHSSAITERLTNNQVKSSTGAVYLLQGKIDSAAMRREGFSYRFTKKFTFGFFRRWKEYVEEFLEERRRKERIPRGSSGEENEENDSMGGTDVSETAGGSVRNARKPALRNSTYEVSPGNDENLFVTPKDRSRNDSRVYTRSGRLIKPPLNFWCGQREFVDRNLNVTIENGGVDYLSLMFSSEKPKGKTSFMSKKEKKKEDVKTTEEMPKSHSKGKSRGRGATSRGGSRSTGSRKDGRFLSDEEENDHGIRETKSQLPGRGNSSNTKVLNKHGSRAPGAAQRAAGSGELSMYEQGYRSSLRSAKQHLPGKERVLLAQEPSDQDEEEQSSEDTPLLIKRKNKSVLKLESQNWKPCPGSKSSWDDASKSCGQRTGKPSQNVLVRLSGPESSDESKSPPEGRTSSESSASLLPAQARRAQGRTSPARHQLESDSESNTRKEEFPRKDRGARASQIKTRSGVSSSAGASAAKPRQHERAKRQKSLELFPRTADAWSEKELQKLHRAIAAFPKHRSGFWQDVAMAVGSRSAQECQEKYLEEQQGKGSKQQPKKTTSGKPERRGTSILFVGVKEAVITAKVGTLRRKQQMREFLEQLPKDNHEDVFTATPFQRRKVQLPALQGSRDEDTEDFTLSEFPLTPSSGLLPSVKTPQCEHISPGMLVPINRNDYDRHVFRMQRNTRSSRGTWDKLKKRSARAAPGTPASCRTKSEYSQRVSPDRVVGKLFTAETPGSSSEEEDLYFSM, encoded by the exons ATGAAGGCGCGGTCGGAGCAGCAGCGCAGGGTCGCCACCGACGTGATCCTGAGCCCCGCGGCCAAGCAGCGCTGGGCCGGCACGGCCCGGGCCGGGAGCAGCGCCCAGCCGGGACGAG AGGCAGTTTGCCCTCAGGATCCTGGGATGGAGCCCCTGGCAGTActccctgcagagcctcccGTGGTGGAAACCCCCCAGAAGTTCTTCCTGCGGGTGaagtggcagctgcagcagcagaggcacagag CACCTTCAACCCAAACCcagcaaaccccaaatccaaacccTCCTTCCACAAATGTGGTGAATCCTTCAGTGCAGCCTGCTTGTGCTGAGCAGCCAGGGAATGAGGCTGCAGAGGATGTGGACTCTGATAAGGATGATGTGGATGTTTTCCTGGTGGAATCTATAGAAGTGGATGCTGATGGAGAAATGTCTCTAAGTACAGTGGCTACTCCTTTGCAAGTAAACTCCACCCCTTGTGAAAATGGGGATCAGGTAGAAGGAAGGTGGAGAAATGGAGAAGCAACACATACAGAGCTTGATGAAGACAGGAGAGGGTTGCAGGCCACTAAAaatccagcttctccagcagtGGAACAGGCAGCAGAGACTAATCCTGAAAAGCCCTCTGAGCACTTGTGTAGCATCATGCTCTGCTCTCCAGTCCACATTCCAAGGAATCAGAAGCTGGCAGAAGACCCCAAGGTCCCTTTGGATAAACCTACAGATCAACCTgctggcaaagcacagaaagag AAAGTCAtctgcctgagcagctggagAATTAAAGTGCTGACTGGAAACACAGCAATCTGtgtggaagggaaaaggaa GGACATGAAGCAGGTGTTGTGGCACAGCAGCGCCATCACGGAGCGCCTCACTAACAACCAGGTGAAAAGCTCCACGGGTGCTGTGTACCTGCTGCAGGGCAAGATAGACTCAGCTGCCATGAGGAGGGAAG GCTTCTCCTACCGCTTCACCAAGAAGTTCACCTTTGGCTTCTTCAGAAGGTGGAAGGAATACGTGGAGGAGTTTCTTGAGGAAAGGAGGAG GAAGGAACGAATTCCACGAGGTAGCAgtggggaagaaaatgaagagaatgACTCCATGGGGGGAACTGATGTGTCGGAAACTGCAGGAGGCTCAGTGAGGAACGCAAGGAAACCTGCACTGAGGAACTCCACCTATGAGGTATCACCAGGGAATGATGAGAACCTCT tcGTAACACCAAAGGACAGATCCAGGAATGACTCCAGGGTCTACACTCGCAGCGGGCGCCTCATCAAACCCCCCCTGAACTTCTGGTGTGGGCAGAGGGAGTTTGTGGATCGGAACCTGAATGTCACCATAGAAAATGGGGGGGTGGATTATCTGAGCCTG atgTTTAGCAGTgaaaaacccaaaggaaagacCAGTTTCATgtccaagaaggaaaaaaaaaaggaagatgtgAAGACAACAGAGGAAATGCCAAAAAGCCACAGTAAAG ggaaaagcaggggCAGAGGAGCCACTTCCAGAGGAGGATCCCGatccactggcagcaggaaggacGGGCGCTTCCTTTCGGATGAGGAGGAGAACGATCATGGCATCAGGGAAACgaaatcccagctccctggcagGGGGAATTCCTCAAACACCAAGGTGTTGAACAAACACGGCAGCAGAGCCCCGGgggcagcacagagagcagcaggctCCGGAGAGCTGAGCATGTACGAGCAGGGCTACAGGAGCTCCCTCAGGTCAGCCAAGCAGCACCTCCCAGGAAAGGAGAGGGTTCTCCTCGCCCAGGAACCCTCAGACCAGGATGAGGAGGAGCAGTCCAGTGAGGACACCCCACTGCTGatcaagaggaaaaataaatctgtattaaAGCTGGAGTCTCAGAACTGGAAACCTTGCCCTGGCTCTAAAAGCTCCTGGGATGATGCGAGCAAGTCCTGTGGCCAAAGGACAGGAAAGCCCTCCCAGAATGTGCTGGTGAGGCTGAGTGGGCCCGAGTCCAGTGACGAGTCCAAGTCCCCTCCTGAAGGGAGAACATCTTCTGAGTCCAGTGCTTCCCTTCTGCCTGCCCAGGCCAGGAGGGCACAGGGCAGaaccagccctgccaggcaccAGCTCGAGTCTGACTCCGAGTCCAACACCAGGAAGGAGGAATTTCCCAGGAAGGACAGGGGTGCCAGAGCGTCCCAGATAAAAACACGCAGCGGAGTCTCCAGCAGTGCCGGGGCTTCAGCAGCGAAACCGAGACAGCACGAGAGGGCAAAGAGGCAGAAATCTCTGGAGCTTTTTCCAAGGACAGCTGATGCTTGGTCTGAGAAGGAATTGCAGAAGCTGCACAG GGCCATTGCGGCGTTCCCCAAACACAGGAGTGGCTTCTGGCAGGACGTGGCCATGGCCGTGGGGTCCCGCTCGGCCCAGGAGTGCCAGGAGAAGtacctggaggagcagcaggggaaaGGCTCCAAACAGCAGCCCAAGAAAACCACATCAGGAAAACCTGAGCGGAGAGGTACCAGCATCTTGTTTGTGGGAGTT AAGGAGGCGGTGATCACTGCCAAGGTGGGCACCCTCAGACGGAAGCAGCAGATGAGGGagttcctggagcagctgcccaAGGACAACCACGAGGATGTCTTCACTGCCACGCCCTTCCAGAGGAGGAAGGTCCAG ctgccagcGCTGCAAGGGAGCCGGGACGAGGACACGGAGGATTTCACGCTGTCAGAATTCCCACTCACCCCCTCCTCAGGGCTCCTTCCCTCCGTGAAAACCCCGCAGTGTGAGCACATCAGCCCGGGAATGCTGGTCCCCATCAACAG GAACGACTACGACCGGCACGTGTTCCGCATGCAGAGGAACACGcggagcagcagaggcacctgGGACAAGCTCAAGAAGAGATCG GCCAGAGCTGCGCCCGGGACGCCGGCTTCCTGCAGAACCAAGAGTGAGtactcccagc GAGTGAGCCCAGACCGCGTGGTGGGGAAGCTCTTCACAGCTGAGACTCCAGGCTCATCCAGTGAGGAGGAGGATTTATACTTTTCCATGTGA